The following coding sequences are from one Streptobacillus felis window:
- the rplI gene encoding 50S ribosomal protein L9, with product MKVKVILKENIKGVGKKDEIIEVKDGYANNFLFAQNKAVPATPENINKLENKKNKISKNIEKEVTHANELKEKLENNSIVLKVKVGKDGKVFGSLGAKEIEEAVKEQLNIQIDKKKMGNDARLKSIGQHKVEVKLYAEIKAILTVNVVSL from the coding sequence ATGAAAGTAAAGGTAATTTTAAAAGAAAATATTAAAGGTGTAGGAAAAAAAGATGAAATAATAGAAGTAAAAGATGGTTATGCTAATAATTTTTTATTTGCACAAAATAAGGCTGTACCAGCAACACCTGAAAATATAAATAAATTGGAAAATAAAAAAAATAAAATATCTAAAAACATAGAAAAAGAAGTTACTCATGCTAATGAATTAAAAGAAAAACTTGAAAATAATAGTATTGTATTAAAAGTAAAAGTAGGAAAAGATGGTAAGGTTTTTGGATCTTTAGGTGCAAAAGAAATAGAAGAAGCTGTTAAAGAACAATTAAATATACAAATAGATAAAAAGAAAATGGGTAATGATGCTAGATTAAAATCTATAGGCCAACATAAAGTAGAGGTTAAGTTATATGCAGAAATAAAAGCTATATTAACAGTAAATGTAGTTAGTTTATAA
- the dnaB gene encoding replicative DNA helicase yields MEINNFEGLNNFELEKVIIGSFFLEPSLLYSATKKLKPNDFFNEKNRIIYTNLINYTNEKDTENLDINLFIDYLKNNNVLEKIGGEEFLNNILLSTVHSSGVDVYIENILEYSKKRKLYELSRDITKQLFNNQESKLILENSQLKISELFDDLNNNGVIGISSLVIDELNRIEDLRNNPLIETKVKTKYIRYDEYTKGLHPSNLIILAARPSVGKTTLSLNIGLNVAEQQKKVLIFSLEMGEQELLKKLIAIKGEIDLEQIKDVSFIAKPEIVNKYSNALQELSKLDILIDAGATPTISNIKNTCRNVQRKGKEIGLIIIDYLQLIQGSGKSGSREQEISEISRGLKLLAKELNVPILALSQLSRKVDSREDKRPILSDLRESGSIEQDADQVLFIYNPEYHQTRKKNIAENSNQFFPIELLLAKHRNGQTGGMLLFFDKSKQKFRNPTNEEEYNYYNSLKDED; encoded by the coding sequence ATGGAAATAAATAACTTTGAAGGATTAAATAATTTTGAATTAGAGAAAGTAATAATAGGTTCTTTTTTTCTTGAACCATCATTACTGTATTCAGCAACTAAAAAATTAAAACCTAATGATTTCTTTAATGAAAAAAATAGAATCATATATACTAATTTAATTAACTATACTAATGAAAAAGATACTGAAAATTTAGATATTAACTTATTTATAGATTATTTAAAAAATAATAACGTTCTTGAAAAAATTGGTGGAGAAGAATTTTTAAATAATATTTTATTATCAACAGTACATTCTTCTGGTGTTGATGTTTATATAGAAAACATATTAGAATATTCTAAAAAAAGAAAATTATATGAATTATCAAGAGATATTACTAAACAATTATTCAATAACCAAGAATCAAAATTAATATTAGAAAATTCACAATTAAAAATTAGTGAACTATTTGATGATTTAAATAACAATGGAGTTATTGGAATTAGTTCATTAGTAATTGATGAATTAAATAGAATAGAAGATTTAAGAAATAATCCATTAATAGAAACAAAAGTTAAAACTAAATATATTAGATATGATGAATACACAAAAGGATTACATCCAAGTAATTTAATTATACTTGCTGCAAGACCATCTGTAGGTAAAACAACTTTATCATTAAATATTGGTTTGAATGTGGCAGAGCAACAAAAAAAAGTATTAATTTTTAGTTTGGAAATGGGAGAACAAGAACTTCTAAAAAAACTAATAGCTATAAAAGGAGAAATTGATTTAGAGCAAATAAAAGATGTTTCATTTATAGCAAAGCCTGAAATAGTTAATAAGTATTCTAATGCTTTACAAGAACTTTCAAAATTAGATATATTAATAGATGCTGGTGCTACACCAACTATCTCTAATATTAAGAATACTTGTAGAAATGTACAAAGAAAAGGAAAAGAAATAGGATTAATTATAATAGATTATTTACAATTAATTCAAGGTAGTGGTAAATCTGGAAGTAGAGAACAAGAAATTTCAGAGATTTCTAGAGGATTAAAACTACTGGCTAAAGAATTAAATGTTCCTATTTTAGCCTTATCACAATTATCTAGAAAAGTAGATTCACGTGAAGATAAAAGACCTATACTTTCAGATTTAAGAGAATCTGGATCTATAGAACAAGATGCAGATCAAGTGTTATTTATATATAACCCTGAATATCATCAAACAAGAAAGAAAAATATAGCAGAAAATTCAAATCAATTTTTCCCTATTGAACTATTATTAGCAAAACATAGAAACGGTCAAACTGGTGGAATGTTATTATTTTTTGATAAATCAAAACAAAAGTTTAGAAATCCTACTAATGAAGAAGAATATAATTATTATAATAGTTTAAAGGATGAAGATTAA
- a CDS encoding peptidase U32 family protein: MVKKAELLAPAGNMEKLKAAFHFGADAVYIGGRGFNLRGMSANFTDKELTEAVEYAHSLSKKVYVTLNIFAHNQEVNYIPKFIKFLEKANVDAVIVGDLGIIQQVREHAPNLEIHVSTQANATNWMTVKAYRDMGASRVILAREMSLHEIKQIKEKVPDIELEVFIHGAMCMAVSGRCLLSNYFTSRDANRGICAQDCRWNYKVIAEGHEETGAHDIVEDEGGTFIFNAKDLCTIEFIDKILEAGVDSLKIEGRMKSIYYNSTVTKQYREAIDAYYSGNYSYNPKWLYELQTISHRLYSSGFFFGSTSEFDQNYNTSSSYSQTYQLVANVLEKVDKNKYKIQVRNRIIASEVELELVRPNVDPIKFRVNNFYNLKTEEYEEIVHPNTIAVIETEIEMGELDLIRVKLPEGVSDSDMDISQTDQSNSGFVPKQCSCGRNN, translated from the coding sequence ATGGTAAAAAAAGCAGAGCTACTTGCACCTGCTGGTAATATGGAGAAGTTAAAAGCAGCATTTCATTTTGGAGCAGATGCTGTATATATAGGGGGAAGAGGTTTTAATTTAAGAGGAATGAGCGCAAACTTTACTGACAAAGAATTAACTGAAGCAGTTGAATATGCTCATTCATTAAGTAAAAAAGTTTACGTAACATTAAATATTTTTGCACATAATCAAGAAGTTAATTATATTCCTAAATTTATTAAATTTTTAGAAAAAGCTAATGTAGATGCTGTAATAGTTGGAGATTTAGGTATAATACAACAAGTTAGAGAACATGCACCAAATCTTGAGATACATGTAAGTACACAAGCAAATGCTACAAACTGGATGACAGTAAAAGCTTATAGAGATATGGGTGCTTCTAGAGTAATATTAGCAAGAGAGATGTCTTTACATGAAATAAAACAAATAAAAGAAAAAGTACCTGATATTGAACTTGAAGTATTTATTCATGGTGCAATGTGTATGGCTGTTTCAGGGCGTTGTTTACTAAGTAATTACTTTACATCTAGAGATGCAAACAGAGGCATATGTGCTCAAGATTGTAGATGGAACTATAAAGTAATTGCAGAAGGACACGAAGAAACAGGTGCACATGATATAGTTGAAGATGAGGGTGGAACATTTATATTCAATGCTAAAGATTTATGTACTATAGAATTTATAGATAAAATTTTAGAAGCTGGTGTCGATTCACTAAAAATAGAAGGTAGAATGAAATCTATTTATTATAATTCTACAGTAACAAAACAATATAGAGAAGCAATAGATGCTTATTATTCAGGAAATTATTCATATAACCCTAAATGGTTATATGAATTACAAACTATAAGTCATAGACTTTATTCATCTGGATTCTTTTTCGGATCTACTAGTGAGTTTGATCAAAATTACAACACAAGTTCATCTTACTCTCAAACTTACCAATTAGTTGCTAATGTTTTAGAAAAAGTTGATAAAAATAAATATAAAATACAGGTAAGAAATAGAATTATAGCTTCTGAAGTAGAATTAGAGCTAGTAAGACCAAATGTTGATCCTATTAAATTTAGAGTAAATAATTTTTATAATTTAAAAACAGAAGAATATGAAGAAATTGTACATCCTAATACTATTGCTGTTATAGAAACGGAAATAGAGATGGGAGAATTAGATTTAATTAGAGTAAAATTACCTGAAGGTGTTTCAGATTCAGATATGGATATTTCTCAAACAGATCAATCTAATTCAGGATTTGTACCTAAACAATGTTCTTGTGGTAGAAATAATTAA
- a CDS encoding response regulator transcription factor, producing the protein MKEKILIIEDDVKIARIIEVELKFEGFDVQIENDGKEGLLAAKYNHFDLILLDVMLPKMNGFEICKRIREDSDVPIIFLTAKDQITDKVISFDYGADDYITKPFSNEELIARIKALLRRAKKKNEKKEDFVFEDLRISYTAHEVYRDGELIPLSKKEFDLLDYLVLNKGIVLNRDNILEEVWGFDQIGNNNILDLYIKYLRDKIDKPYSRKFIQTKRGIGFVFK; encoded by the coding sequence ATGAAGGAGAAAATTTTAATTATAGAAGATGATGTTAAAATAGCAAGAATTATCGAAGTAGAATTAAAATTTGAAGGATTTGATGTTCAAATTGAAAATGATGGAAAAGAAGGGTTATTAGCAGCAAAATATAATCATTTTGATTTAATTTTACTTGACGTTATGCTACCTAAAATGAATGGGTTTGAAATTTGTAAGAGAATAAGGGAAGACTCTGATGTACCGATAATATTTTTAACAGCTAAAGATCAAATTACAGATAAAGTAATATCTTTTGATTATGGTGCTGACGATTATATCACTAAACCATTTTCTAATGAAGAGTTAATAGCAAGAATAAAAGCTTTATTAAGACGTGCCAAAAAGAAAAATGAAAAGAAAGAAGATTTTGTATTTGAGGATTTAAGAATATCATATACTGCCCACGAAGTTTATAGAGATGGTGAATTAATACCTCTATCGAAAAAAGAATTCGACCTTTTAGACTACTTAGTCTTAAATAAAGGTATAGTACTAAACAGAGATAATATTTTAGAGGAAGTCTGGGGATTTGATCAAATTGGTAATAACAATATTCTTGATTTATATATTAAATATTTAAGAGATAAAATTGATAAGCCTTATTCTAGAAAATTCATTCAAACTAAAAGAGGAATAGGATTTGTATTCAAATAA